Proteins encoded together in one Centropristis striata isolate RG_2023a ecotype Rhode Island chromosome 6, C.striata_1.0, whole genome shotgun sequence window:
- the LOC131973951 gene encoding alanine aminotransferase 2-like isoform X2, with product MSAPSAAERQNSSSGCPSESSGAPGGSYTESSGLPHVKQSIAEFIMRRDAGVPSYAKDIFISSGSQRALMVIVELLASGEGETQTGVLTPAPCPHTLPALLDEAGVTLVPYRLVEERGWAVDLDELHRALSAARGRCNPRAIYISNPGNPTGHVQDRKSIEQVIQFAAAQRLLLLVDEVYQDSVYGLEKGFISYKRVLFEMGREYWETVELVSFHSTSSACMGECGLRSGYMELVNMDPEVTHFVEMMLCIDISAPVTGQLALDLMVNPPKPGDPSYVTHTQEILLTRSTMSQNAQRAQEILNDLPGVSCEPAMGGIYHYPRLQLPSEFIAKAKKLEVEADVLYCQKLLEEEGVFVGAGCQNGETAGNHHLRLCILVPADTLEEVLARLGSFHLRLVENVFRQRCEDGDTEGNIVTEQEEGHMSCRVDRDLSNT from the exons CTGAAAGACAAAACTCTTCCTCTGGATGTCCGTCTGAGAGCTCAGGAGCTCCTGGAG GTTCCTACACAGAGTCCTCTGGCTTGCCTCATGTCAAGCAAAGCATCGCTGAGTTTATCATGAGACGGGATGCTGGAGTGCCTTCGTACGCCAAAGACATCTTTATTTCTTCTGGTTCTCAAAGGGCCCTGATG GTGATTGTGGAGCTGCTGGCCAGCGGGGAGGGGGAGACTCAGACGGGCGTGTTGACTCCGGCGCCCTGTCCACACACCCTGCCGGCCCTGCTGGATGAGGCCGGGGTGACCCTGGTGCCGTACCGGCTGGTGGAGGAGCGTGGCTGGGCTGTAGATCTGGATGAGCTGCACAGAGCTTTGAGTGCTGCTAGGGGGCGCTGTAATCCCAGAGCCATTTACATTAGCAACCCAGGAAACCCCACAG GTCATGTGCAGGACAGAAAGTCAATAGAACAAGTGATTCAGtttgcagcagctcagagactCCTGCTGTTGGTTGATGAG GTGTACCAGGACAGTGTGTACGGACTGGAGAAAGGGTTTATTTCCTATAAGAGAGTCCTGTTTGAGATGGGCAGAGAGTACTGGGAGACCGTGGAGCTGGTCTCCTTCCACTCTACATCCAGCGCCTGCATGGGAGA GTGTGGTCTGAGGAGTGGATACATGGAGCTGGTCAACATGGACCCGGAGGTGACCCATTTTGTTGAAATGATGCTGTGTATTGATATCAGTGCTCCAGTCACAGGACAGCTGGCTCTGGATCTCATGGTCAACCCCCCAAAACCTGGAGACCCTTCctacgtcacacacacacag gaGATCCTCCTCACTCGGTCCACTATGTCCCAGAATGCTCAGCGGGCTCAGGAGATCCTGAATGATCTACCAGGCGTAAGCTGTGAGCCGGCGATGGGAGGAATCTACCACTACCCTCGCCTGCAGTTACCATCAGAGTTTATAGCCAAGGCAAAG aaactggAGGTGGAGGCAGATGTTCTGTACTGTCAGAAGTTACTGGAGGAGGAAGGAGTGTTTGTAGGAGCAGGATGTCAGAACGGTGAAACAGCTGGAAACCACCATCTGAG GTTATGTATCCTTGTCCCTGCTGACACCCTGGAGGAGGTCCTGGCTCGCCTCGGATCCTTTCACCTTCGCCTGGTGGAGAATGTCTTCAGACAGAGATGTGAAGACGGAGACACGGAGGGGAATATAGTGACCGAACAGGAAGAAGGACACATGTCTTGTCGTGTTGACAGAGATTTGTCAAACACGTAG